Genomic window (Arachis hypogaea cultivar Tifrunner chromosome 13, arahy.Tifrunner.gnm2.J5K5, whole genome shotgun sequence):
CTAGGGGTTTAGATTCATAAAATTCATGCTTTGGAAATGTTTTATCCTATTAATTGGATTTTTcgcctttttattttatttttttaatgttatgcctatgtatatgtatatgaaaATTCTACAACAATCAAGATTGTGTATTTTAGCATGTTCGCCACAGTTTATGCCAAAATTGAAATCATAATTCACCTAATATAATGTCTTGCAGCTGAATTGCGTCCTAAGATTTTTATACATTGTTTTATTCGCATTATATCCTTATCCTTCATACTTGTCTGTGCTTCATATTTTTATATCGGATCTTGCGTGATGTAAGCCTTTAACTTGTAAATATGCTTGATGTTATGTCCTCTGCAACACTTGTAATGCCATATTGCAATGGTGAAAGATAAACTAGCTTAAATGAGTTCATTTGATAATCTGTTTTCAAATCTCTTAGTGTTGGCACATAATCATCATATATTATTAGCTAGCCTTTGATTTATTCTTTTTGTTTCACGATTTAATGGATTCTTAACTTCTAATAGTAAATTGATGAATGGTTCAGTTTTCTGGTCATTTTCAACCGTTTCCAATTGCTTTCTTCCCTTTCTCAACTATTGTGTCACTGTGTCATTTAACTCGAGAAGCTGGAGTACAATTGGATGGTTACCTGTGCCTCGATAGATATGAGCTTCTAGTATAAAGCCATTAATTTGCTTTTAGCAGGGACGGAAGCATGTAATAATTTTTGGCATCATCGAAATACTTTAATCCCTATATTTATGTTCTTTAATTGTTGAATtctttgctgttggtgctgtttATGGTGGAAGTACAATTCAGTTTTTCTTAATTGTTTAGAGATTTACAAGTTCATTATGTTAATTCTGTTGCTTATACTTATAACTCTTAATACATCATAGATTTCCAAGCtcctgctttcctttattaagAATCACCTTTGAAGGCTTGATAAAGAAATGTGGATAAGccatatatataaaccaaaaattGTCGTTTCCTATCATATTTGGACTTTTCAGATAGAGAAATGTGGATAAGGGGGGTAATTAATCCAGTTACTTCACTTTTGAAGGCTCGATTCTTTTACAGTGTTGCATTAAATGAGTTGATACACTAATGTCTATGGAAGCTATGATAAAGAGAGTGAATTTGATGGGGGTAATCCAAGTAATGGTGGAGGGAGGCCAAGAAAAACTGTAGCATGGTTTGATATGACATCAGTGAATCATTTGATCCTTGTCTAATCATCCCCATCTGGTGGAATaaaactttgttgttgttgttgctgctggtggtggttatatatttgtgtatgtaTTGCTTATTTATTGCATATGCTTTCTTCTGTAAATTAGGCCTTCCAGCTGAGACTTCTATAGAGAGGTATGTGACGGTTGGGGCATACTCCCTGTTGAGGTCCTGCACTATTGAGCCAGAGTGCATCATTGGGCAGCGCTCCATcctcatggaaggttcactagtGGAAACACAGTCAATCCTTGAAGCTGGGTCAGTTCTTCCGCCAGGGAGGCGAATTCCATCAGGTGAACTTTGGGCAGGAAATCCTGCCAGGTTTGTTAGGTCTTTGACCCATGAAGAAATAGTAGAAATCCCCAAGCTCGCTATTGCGATAAACGATCTGAGCAGAGATCATTACTCAGAGTTCCTTCCCTATTCTACAGTATATTTGGAAGTTGAAAAGTTCAAGAAATCATTAGGTATTTCTGTTTGATATCCCAGGTTGCCATTCCTCAATGTTGATGTTAGCTGGAATTTTGCTTGTAAGGAAATAATAATGTGAACAGTGAGAGAAAACTTCTGTGTTTTTGTTGTATTCCTTGCTGCAAGTTACGAGAGTTAAGACATGATGTCCCATATAATTGACTCGAGTAATCTGTCAAGAGACGAGATGCATCTTGCGAGATATGGGCACTCTTTTTCTACTTCCCCATTTGATGGGGGTATGTCTCTTTTTGGTTGTTTGAAGCAAGTGTATTAAAAATGGACTTAATTTGATTAATAAGTTATATTAATTTGTACCAAAAGAAAACTGGATTCTGTGTTTTAAATTTGTATTACCTCGATGATCATTGGtaaataatagtttttttttttttccagtcaTGGTTACATTTCATGTTTGATTTATATCCCATGATTTTAAAAGTAATAAATGGACCAGAGTAGACCCaatagttgttttttttttccagtcATGGTTACATTTCATGTTTGATTTATATCCCATGATTTTAAAAGTAATAAATGGACCAGAGTAGACCCAATAGCATCAATCGTACTTGTATCTGATATGCTTTGCGTAGTTCTCCGGAGTCCGGAAATGTTTAGGTTGGGGCCTTTCGGTGTTTGTATCTTCTGAGACTGAATGGAAGAACGGTAATGCCATCAGCTTATGATTGTTTTGTTTGGCATTTCAATGCTGCGATTCAAGAAAGAGCGGAAGAATAGTTATGCGATTAGTTCGATTGGTATTTGACAGTTTGGCGATGCAATTTTTTTGAGGAACAGCAGCGTGAGCAAACCACTGCAGAGAAGAAGGATCCTCTATAACATTCTCCGGTTAgcattgtttttcattcaaattAGTACCTCCTTAAGATTTAAACTTAGTTATCGTTAAGGGTTAAAATGAATCGAGTTGATTTGACGCAGTGAAGGATCTTACTAGTCTTCTTGATTTTGACTGCTCAGTTTTGCAGTATCAATGCTGCTGCCATGTTTGGCTTAACTTGCTGCTGATCAGTCCCATAGCCATAGGTAACTTTTGTTGGTGGTTTGGTATGGTCTCTCTTTTATGTTTCTAACATCATTGGGCCTCCTCTCCAGGTTCACCATTGAAGCACCAAGCACGTCAGCACAATCAATAGCAGAGAGAACGCCGGCAGCAACGTCAAAACGGCAGGCTGCACCATTTGTTGGTACTTGATACTTGACTTAGCGAAGCAGTAAAGCATGTGCATGGGACTCGATAGGGAACTTAATGAACTTATAGCGAATAACAATGCATGTTGCATCGTACTTGATAGGCACACAAGAATTcatcttttttgttaaaaaaattgtttatcaGACATAGTTTGGAGGGGAACAGATGAGTTAGGTCTATCCATTTGATGAATCATGCACTGATATAAAGCCAATTAAATTCACAATATAATTAAACACATAAGATTATAAAATACATTGAATAGGTGCTGTAAATTGTGGACCATGCGCAGCGTGGCAACCTCGTCGCTtttaaccaaaaaagaaaaaaaaaaatcatgccaATGTTTTTCCTTGTGGGATAGACATCAACTTCTTTAAAGATTAAAGATACAATGATAACTCAAAAATTCATTCGAAGTTAATGAAAACAAGCAAAAGGGTGTGTGTCAGAGTCTTTATTCCCACTGAAAGGGGAATAGTTGAGGGGGATCACTCCCATGGGATCCATGAGAATCCATATTATACATTGAGGAACAATGTTCAGTCTCACTGTGGCCCATAACCGGGTCCACCGACTCCATGCTGCTGCTATCGTGGAGGCTGAGGCCTAAGGATTGTTGCATCAGGGAAGAGTGATGAGTATGATGAGTGTGAGGCTGCGGCACCAATTGGTTCAATCCATTCCCAGGATTGTGTGTTGTCTGTGGTGATGACAGAAGAGAGAGAGCACAGGAAGAGTCATGAACCGAGCTTGTTAGGGTGTTATCACAGAACATGTTCCTCAGGCACATGGAAGAAGCAGCACCAGCATGATGGTGGTGATGGTTATCAACTTGTAAGAATGCAAGTTGTTGCTTCCCTTCTTTGTTGTTATTGTAGGGTGTTGGTGAGGATCCAAGGAACAGGTCTTGTTTATCAACCATGTGCATCTGTTGCTGTTGCTGGCTGCTGTGGCTGTGGAGCCTGACATCTCCGCAGGATGTAACAAGTCCTGCACTCCACCCAGCATTCACCACGCCAGATGAGGGGAACACATGCGAACCTGAGAAGGGTAGCAACTGGCTGCCTGAACAAAAATTAATGACACAAAAGTACTAGTCaactaaaattttcaaataataGGGATAGTATCACTCTTTGGGATTCATTACTTTATCATGATAGGATGAAGTGTAGCTCCTGCTTCAAATGGGAGCTCTGTCAGCTCACACTCCACCATACGATGATAATCCTAAGTCAATGCACTAGAAAAATGAAACATAcatatatttttcattttctaaaaAACAGTGACTTTATTTACTTTGTTGTTATCTTGCAGCCTGCAAGTCATGAACATTTATGTCCAAACAAAGCAAAGTAGATATCTGAGCAAAAGATAACTAATTCACAAATCATAGTCTCTCAAAATGTGAAAAGTCTATCTTGCCCTCTCAAAAAAGCAAgaacctttatttttattttaatttttactagtGTGTACTGACATGTTATTTTAGTGGCCACTAGATTGTGATATGAGAGAGGACATCAATGGACCAAATCAGGGATGTTGGCAGCGCACTGAGGTTAGCTAAGTGCATTGTGCAATTGTGTCAATTCCTTACTCTTTTTTAAGAGTTGTGTACctgtttgggggggggggggggggtgggggATCCTCAGAATGTGTCTGCCCCAAATCAAGACACATGTGGGTCCACTCAGATAATGCAAATGCAGCTAAGCTAAGCTAGAAACTGTAACTTGGGAAGAAGCTAAGCTAACCTTGGAAACTGGACAAAAAACTACCACCTCTTGTGATTGGTTCTGGTTGTGGCTTTCTCCTCCTTCGGTTGTGTCCATCTAAGCGTTTTCTGCAGCTTCTCTTTCCTTCATCAAACTCCTCCAGTGAATGAAACCTTTCAGGAAGGAAAAAAGGACAAGTCAATTTGAATTACTTCAGGAACTTTAGCACATGTCTTGTGTCAATAACTCAATAATGGCATGGAATATTGCAGCAAGTAAAAATCAAATGCACATGAAGCTAACAAGTAAAAAATGGAAGTAAAAAACCAACCGGAAATAATACAAGCAATGTGCACTGTACAGAGCTTATTAACAGAACAATGTACAGGCAAGTCATTTTCTCAGATTCCATTAAAGGTTTTGTAACTTTGTATAGTGTACCActgatagatatatatatatatatatatatatatatatatataacttcagTTTGTTTCCCCCATTTGCAGAATCTACTGGTAACTGGTAAGAGGGCTTGCGAATGTTACATTGTAACTAAGCAGGAGATCATGCTGattaatgtgctaaaattaagatgCTAAGAGCGGCAGAAAGCAAAACAAAGTAACTGGCTCGCGTATTTGTGAAGCCAACATGAAAAATTAGATACGGAAGAAGCACCTGAGATTAGAATTTTGTAGTCAAAtaaacaacttaaaaaaaaaagaactaattAAGAGAACAACAAATATAAGGCATAGGCAAACaaacaataaacaaataaatttcaTAGCAGTATAGCATAAGAGGTACCTGCTACACTGTTGGCAGAACCTTTGTTTGTGGCCAGCAATTGTGACCTGAGGAGTCTTGGAATGGAGTTCACAGACCTTATGGCGCCTGTGATAGTCTCTGCAAGTGCTGAGATCTGAATTGCACCCATCAACGAGGCATGACACTGTCTGTGTCCCATTGTTAATGGCTCTAGCTCTCTTTGATGACCCTGAGGAAGGTGATTGCATTACCATTTTGGAGTTGGACAccccaacaccaacaccaacaccaacaccagcaGCAACAGCATCTTTGTTGGACTTATTTGAATTAGTCACCAACACTGGTTCGGTTGCAGAATTCCCAACCTGGCCAAGTTTCAAGTCAACAGAGAATTCCCCTCCTTTTGTTCTGTAAACACCAAATCTGGTTGAGCCATCCACTGTTTCTATGTTTGGTAAGGTTGCCTCATCCACTTCTGTCAAATCCCAAGACGGTGGTGCTTTCAAATTCCAATCCATAACTAAATGAATGCTTCCACTTCCTCTATTGTTTGCTTCACTCTTCTCTGCTCTCAAATTGCAtggaaaaaagagaagagagttaACCAAAGTAAAATGAAAGGACTTCAAGAAATTGTGTGTCTTCATTTGGTTTCAGGGCAAATATATGAAAAATTCCAATTCGACAAATATATCACAGTAATATAACCGATAGAAGAGGAAACAGCCAATTAGCCATAGGCACTTCACTTATTAAACAAACACATTATTGGACCAATCTTTGTCTGTATTTGAGTagagaaaattattaaaaagtagGGAAGAAACATGCATCAGGGGAATAAATATCACAAGCAGATTAAACACCTAGTGGCCATGTTGTACAAGTTCCAAGGAAACTGGAAGTTACAAGTTACAATTTAGAAAAGATTACAACAgcatacatacatataaaatagtaaatagtataGTATCCTAATGAAGCAACTCAATGccgagaaattcaaaataaaaaagtaagtGGTAATTGGAAGAAGGAAGAGAATACTTTGCAGCAAGCAGCTAGAATGTTGCTTTCTACTTCTTCCCTTCACCAAGACCACTGCCAGCCATAGATTAGATTCCAGGAATACTCAATGGAGTAAGTGAGTGACTGAGTGAGTGAGTGGATAGTGAAATTAATGAactagatttttttattaaaaaaattgaaactttcttcattttaaggaagaagtgaatgaataaaataatataaaagagaCAGAAGGAGAAAGGATTTAATGATGTGTTAAGAAGGAATCCCCACAGACCTACCTTGTTAGCCACTTAAGAAGATGAAGTTGCGGATTTATGCAGACAGGAATTCGGATAATGTATTGAAAGTTGAAGTAGAAActcacagagagagagagagagagagagagaacacaATGGAAACTCAAAAAGGTGGGTGTGGGATGGGATGATATGCCGTGTTTAAGTGAGTTGAAcacaatattttaattaatataaatttattttgttatatacatattatatattgtttTTCCAAAAATAGGGGTTCTTGCGGGAATGCATTGCTTGAGAAAGGAAATAAAGATGATATATAATAAGGACAGGCTGTTGGTTGCTTTCAACTTTTACGAGTCAGGAAAAAGAAGTACAAAGAATGGATGCTCAAGACAAGGCATGTGGCATTGTGTTTCACATTTCATGGCATGCCTTTCCCCCTTCGGTTTTCCTTCTATCTTTCTTTccctttcgtttttttttttttttcgtggcATTCAATTTCGAACTTGCAAGTGTAAAGTGTTGCCCACACCCTCTTGGACCCAGTCTTGGGGAACAATCCAAAATAATTCATTACCACTTCAAATCACATCAAATTTGAACACAATAACTCAAGGTCCTAGGCTCCTACCATAGTTCaaggtaaaaataaataaataaactactcTACTTATTATTTGAGTTTTTCTAATAAGTTTCTTTCTTAAacaaaatgttttttatttttccaataattTTAACAGTGTAAGATTTATATTTTTGTCTGTTTGTGCTTTTTAGTATGTTTGTATAGTTTGGTTTAGTAAGACTATAATCAAAGTAATAAATTGTatcttttaaaagaataaataattttaagattttgttAACTTGTATCTTAGAAATATAGattaaatatatcataaaaaaatattttataaagttattgtaaaaattaatttttttttttatgttttcgaCACActgaatacattaaaaatatttaaaaaaaaattattattattttttaaaaatatatccttaaaatacaagtaaattaaattcataattttaacattaaaaatttatCCGAAGAAAGTCAGAGTAGAAAAGTCTTTGATGACGGTGATATTATCTCCTCCCCATGTTACTGTTCGGGAATGGTGTTGTTCTACTTCTCAGAAGTTGTCACCTATGGCCTATATATGGGTCTTTAATTAGTAAGGCATTGGATACATACTAGTTATAGTAAAAGCAGGAAGGGTTTAATTTAAGCCTTAGCTTAGGGTAATGTGAATACTTTATAGTAATTTGTTGAGAGAAGGCTAATGATAATGATGAGTGCATGTTGGTGGGCCTGAGAGTAGATGGCCACTATTAATTTAGAGGGCTCCAGGCTTAGGTGCCCTTGCTGATTTAAGCCACAGCAACCCATGACTCACCGTGACACCTTCCCATGCCCACCACACCCTCCATCCCCTCCCCCTCTCTTATCTACACGTgaccattcttttttttttacagatTTATGATGCCACATAGTACACCAtcacttttaattattaattaacataataAGTTGCCCTACCATTATGTTTTTAATCCTTTTTAACCAAACTTGCACATCCATCTATCGCATGTCAGTCGTTAATTATGATGATGTCACGAGGGTTCTTAGAGTACGAACGCAATAATCAAATCCTCACACTCTAATTTAACTAGTAAAACATTACAAGCTAAGGGACGGTAGTTTTTTAAGAGAAATGTTGGTTACGTTTgacattatatataaatattctaATCCACATATGCCACATATCATTAAAATAATAAGTGGTAAATATTTATGTTGATTCCATAGGTTGGTTGGCCTGTAAAGTGAGTGTGTATGAATGACAATAATGAGCATTTTCAGTCCTGCTGCATATATATTCAATACTTTAATTATTCAGCTATGACAATCCTAGATATTTTATTGGGAACAAAATGTCAAAATCTCATGTTTGACCGCCATATCTTTCAGTtgtcaaaaaatattatatataataaagaataaacTATCATATTCATAAATTTATCTATAGATAAACAAAATTAGTTTTGTATACGTAAAAAATTGTATAAATTgtaatttgtataaaaaaattcaaaatactaGCAAACTTATTCATAAATACAATTAACGCCAggatataataataatagaataaatataagGAGTCAATGGCTTAAGCGTATAATGTATATAATggaggtttagaaagtattagagatatgattattAGTATTACATTGTCCTGTCAGGTTACGCTTTTGAAATGAGTAATttcatgatatggtattagagttctagatttgaaaggtcaagagttcgatctttGGTGAATCCTAAAATCAGTTTAAGCttatggttattctggatagtatgaaTAGTATGAGTgatatgttcattttattcatggaCCAAAAATTTAactcattatacacattgtacgcttagtcCATTGGCTCTTTAGTAGTACTCAACAATAATATGGGAGGTAGGAGATAGAAAGGAATAATGAATTAAAGTGTATGTGGGTAGGAGAGTTTTGTGTTATGGGAGGGAGGCAATTAATACCGATTAAGTTTGCATGGGGCCTTGCGATGTCATACATGTGTAGAATTGGTTAGCATCGTTTTAATTTGCATATAATTGGTATTACATTAGATTTGCACCACACTTATTCACGGTTCAGAGAAAATCTGATTTTGGTGGTTGTATTTAATGCCCTATTCACTTGCGACAAGATGATCAGTCTCAACCGATAATTCAACTCTGAACAAATAGTATAATGAAGTTGAATGTGTTGCTAGCTAGGAAACTGCAAGAATAATTCACAACTGATTGTAAATGTGGACGGTGTTAATATGCACGTAACGACGCTATCTCTTCATTCAAATAATTGCTTATCTGGCATAATATACGTTTCCAAACAAATCAATGTTAGAAAGCTAGTTATAAAAGCTACcttaaataaaatgaagaattgTTATGCCAATTCCTAAATTTGTAAGCCAAAGTTATCTTAAATAGCTTAAACCCTAAACTCTGTCAAAGTTAGGCTTGGGCAACTTAAAACATATTCACAAAGatgtttaattaatataaaaaaacgaTGAATTCTAtggtatttattatttaatgtctaaattttgtttaatttatttttatatttttaaattaaatatattaattttttatttttttaaataagttagaTACTATGCCAaagagttataattcaaatggcataatttattcatatttacCTAGAAATTACGAGTTTTAGTCTCActcataacttaaaaaaaaaaaaagaaaggttaGATATTATCTTTAAGCACCATAACAATTACCTTTTAAATGAAGTTgggtgaaaataaaaataaaaaataatcttttaaaagagCATGTATTGCacgtaatattttaatttttttttatttttccattatagaaatatatttttttctttttattgaaaaatatttttcactttGGCTTATAGAGATCTAGCCATTTGAAGGGGGGATAGAGGATGGAGGGGAGGGGGGAATCTAATTAGCTGGATCATAGAGTTAAGAAAAGTCTAAAAATAGTCTGGATGACCCGAAAGAATTATATGTCTATACTCTATACTGATTATTTGAGGCTCTCTTGATCACCATTTCTATCTCAATAATCCATACAGtttaagaaataaattaatataatacataaaataaatgaaaaaaaatattgatatctcttgaaattaaatgaaattataaaaatattattttcttaacttTTATAATAGTCACACCAATTTCTTCGTTAAGTTTGTGCAGGCatgattaaaaagaaataaataaataaataatgacatAATCTCTAAAAGTATAATTTATCCTAAAATATGACGCAAATAAAACGATTAGGTCCGAAGCGTGATAGCTACGGAGGTGGAGAGCGATTGAGGGGAAAGATTAGAAAGtgatgagatttttttttttttaactctcaATTTTAAGTATCACAACACACATCTACGCACCCGCACTTTAAGATTTTATCAAATCTCATCCGAATCtcagctgaggttcaaacttggTGTAGTTTGATTAAGAAGCAATATGATTATCACTTGGTCTAGGCTTCCGCTGCTGAAGAGGGGGTTGGATGCATGTAGCCATGTAGGTAGTTTTATGGTATTATCTTATGAAGCCCGTATTACTtggactctctctctctccaattcAAAAGTTTAAACTTTGGGTTAATGCTTAAAATAGGGACTGaaagaaaaattacaaataaatcaAATAGATTCTTAAAAGATCAATTAACTTATGTATGCTTTTTTATagactattttaatttaaatattgttTATCTTTTGAACTCGATGGAATTTCATAttttaaagaataataaaataaaatactataataatctgtaaataaaatttttagaaacgtCGGTTCCCAAATTTAAGAGTATTTAAAATTTCAGATTATCCGAtccaaaacaaatataaattacaTGAAAGATTACTGCATTGTATTGTATCTAAATTTCCAGCAGGCATATAAATTTGGGGAAAAAACACATAGTTAGACCAaaccatttttaatattttatgaatgttctaaaacaaaaattgatACATCAAAGTCCTATGCAcatatttaatttgaattgatctaatttaaattagtctaatttaaattaattttttagtaataaattaaaatgatctAATTTGATTTACATGGAATATATATAGTGAATACTAATAAATCGAATTgacctaatttaatttattattgaacAGTCtatatagtaaatcgaatcagtTTAATTCGATTTAATACTGGTAcagattattaatatttattatttttaaattaactgtTATTAACTTTAGAACATAaacgttaataaaaaaatatcttttatttggattcaaataaaatatcaaaaaaattaaaacaaataagaataaatatccaatttttgtgttttttagttcaaattctagaaaatctatatttttataaatttatgaatttaaaatggaACAATAAatgatttctaaaaattttttaaaaatcattattTGAATCATTAGCATGTAAAAAATTATTACCGGAATTTTTGatgttgaaaaaattaatataaagtatagccCTCCAAAATGACATAGGActtaaaacttgaatttttttcaaagtaaaaaataacagataattatacattataaaatgactaaatattatatttatataatatataatttgagaaataatatatttaaagttttaattattgaaatatattatttctcaaataaatataattggttattttaatatatttcaataattaaaattgtAAAAGGGGATGAGATGAAGATACAATTAATGAGTTATTGGCGTTCAAATCCAAATCGATTTAAATTAAATTGTTCatctaatataatttaatttaaaattaattagaatcacactaatttaaatttgattggattatatttttaacaaactCCATAGATTGAAATCCAATCTAATCTAAATAACATAatgtgatataatattattttttagtattgtatttaatatttatttataa
Coding sequences:
- the LOC112732833 gene encoding squamosa promoter-binding-like protein 13A isoform X1 produces the protein MKTHNFLKSFHFTLVNSLLFFPCNLRAEKSEANNRGSGSIHLVMDWNLKAPPSWDLTEVDEATLPNIETVDGSTRFGVYRTKGGEFSVDLKLGQVGNSATEPVLVTNSNKSNKDAVAAGVGVGVGVGVSNSKMVMQSPSSGSSKRARAINNGTQTVSCLVDGCNSDLSTCRDYHRRHKVCELHSKTPQVTIAGHKQRFCQQCSRFHSLEEFDEGKRSCRKRLDGHNRRRRKPQPEPITRGGSFLSSFQGSQLLPFSGSHVFPSSGVVNAGWSAGLVTSCGDVRLHSHSSQQQQQMHMVDKQDLFLGSSPTPYNNNKEGKQQLAFLQVDNHHHHHAGAASSMCLRNMFCDNTLTSSVHDSSCALSLLSSPQTTHNPGNGLNQLVPQPHTHHTHHSSLMQQSLGLSLHDSSSMESVDPVMGHSETEHCSSMYNMDSHGSHGSDPPQLFPFQWE
- the LOC112732833 gene encoding squamosa promoter-binding-like protein 13A isoform X2, which encodes MDWNLKAPPSWDLTEVDEATLPNIETVDGSTRFGVYRTKGGEFSVDLKLGQVGNSATEPVLVTNSNKSNKDAVAAGVGVGVGVGVSNSKMVMQSPSSGSSKRARAINNGTQTVSCLVDGCNSDLSTCRDYHRRHKVCELHSKTPQVTIAGHKQRFCQQCSRFHSLEEFDEGKRSCRKRLDGHNRRRRKPQPEPITRGGSFLSSFQGSQLLPFSGSHVFPSSGVVNAGWSAGLVTSCGDVRLHSHSSQQQQQMHMVDKQDLFLGSSPTPYNNNKEGKQQLAFLQVDNHHHHHAGAASSMCLRNMFCDNTLTSSVHDSSCALSLLSSPQTTHNPGNGLNQLVPQPHTHHTHHSSLMQQSLGLSLHDSSSMESVDPVMGHSETEHCSSMYNMDSHGSHGSDPPQLFPFQWE